One region of Chryseobacterium sp. SORGH_AS_0447 genomic DNA includes:
- a CDS encoding nucleotidyltransferase family protein, translated as MKNKTAIIILAAGNSSRLGEPKQLLLYQGKTLLRHTADEALKVTSQIVVVTGEVNIQIEEEIKHFHQIRNDNWAEGMASSLKKGLKEAVKCFPEAEQFIFTVCDQPFINDSIFQALIDKKDTSKKGIVASSYADTLGVPVLFDSSYSEKLLNLNGQEGARKLIRQYKDDTAFVLFPQGLWDIDTPEDYKKLINP; from the coding sequence ATGAAGAATAAAACGGCAATCATCATTCTGGCAGCAGGAAATTCATCCCGGTTGGGCGAACCGAAACAGCTGTTGCTCTACCAAGGAAAAACGCTGCTGCGTCATACCGCAGACGAAGCTTTAAAAGTAACCTCACAAATCGTAGTGGTAACAGGAGAAGTAAATATTCAGATTGAAGAAGAAATTAAACATTTTCATCAGATCAGAAATGATAACTGGGCAGAAGGCATGGCATCCTCTCTTAAAAAGGGATTAAAGGAAGCTGTAAAATGTTTCCCGGAAGCCGAACAGTTTATTTTTACCGTCTGTGATCAGCCTTTTATTAACGATTCCATATTTCAGGCTTTGATAGACAAAAAAGACACTTCAAAAAAAGGGATTGTTGCATCGTCATATGCAGATACGCTGGGCGTTCCGGTACTTTTCGACAGTTCATATTCAGAAAAATTATTAAACTTAAACGGCCAGGAAGGGGCCCGAAAACTCATTCGGCAGTATAAAGACGATACGGCTTTTGTCCTTTTTCCGCAGGGCTTGTGGGATATTGATACACCCGAAGACTATAAAAAATTAATCAATCCATGA